The genome window TCACAccttaaaaataaacatgCATTCTAAGCATCGTCCTGATACTAACCAAGTAGTATATTTGGACTCTGCTGTTCTTACTGAGTGTTGGATACAACACTCAACATGTTTTCGATATTTGTTCATTTCATGTTTCGTTTCAGAGGTCTCTCGGTCTGTgtttacaaaatttaattttccTCTGTTCTGTAACTGCTGGTGTGTGCGTAAATTTATAGTCAAATAGAGTAACCAAAATTTATTTCGAAACGACAACGTATTCGAACTTTATGTATCAAAGAAGCCCATATAGAAGCCCATCAAAATTGGTTTGTATAGCACGTTGGGAAAGAATCCAACAACGATATACATCAACTTTTCGAAGAAACATTAGTGGCGTTCCTTTTAATTAGTGGATACTTTCCTATTTTAGTATTTGcaaaattgattaattgCCATGGGTTCATGACCTCAATGCGTAGCTGAACTTATTTAGCAAGTGTTCACATTTTAAACATGAATGGATATAGTTAATGTTTAATTGCCAATTTAGAGGCGTTTACcaaattaattgatgagTATATAATCAATGGTAATATTTGTAAAGAATACTAAACTTGTTTGTTTATGTTAATATGTCagaattcttttttttttttgatttatttactgttataaattcaatagtCGAGATTTGGTAGTGATAGTGTTAGTGACGGTGTGCTTTTCGTTATATTACGATTGTAAGGAATATTGGCTACAGAGGTGGGGTATACAGGCTATTAAATGTAAATGCATTTGCATGCttgtattaaatatatttaaggAATTCCATTCATATCTCTTATAACTGAATATTAGTAATTCTTTTggattttttattcttgTCCTTCTTCTCTATCTTACCTTTGTTTTGAATTCTAGCCTTTCCACTCGAAGTTGTAGATTCGGTTGACAAATCGTTTCTATTGTTTTCTAAtcttattaatttatctaaaattatgtttaatttaatattctcTTTTAATGAGTTCCCAAACGAACCATTTGAAAACCCCATGGACCAAGGAATTACAAATACATGGTGCCCATCAATCTTCAGGATGCCTCTAAATAGACCCTCTTTAGTCTTCAATATTAGGTCATCCttaattattgattttacAAAGTTGCTTGCCAAGATCGCATTCTTTAATCGAACTCCTCCGCATCTTGATTTATGTTTAATTATAACAGAATTCGAATTCTTCTCTTGCCAATCTGATATTTTCAGTATCTcagaaattttatttgttattttccATTCCGGTAGAGATTGATCAATAttatacaaaaaataagatCTTTCAGTTTCATTAACATCCTCCTTTAATTGAAATGATGCTTGTAAGGGTAGCTTTTTCAGGACATGTtctatattaatattttcaaattctttagCATTACTACGTCCATGATTATCTAGCTTCAAATCTGCATCATCTGCTCTTTGATTTTGTAATGCTTTCTCCTTTCTAATATATTCTCCTAGCTGCGACATAAGTTTCTCTAACTTAACATCATCGTCTGTGATTTTTGCTGCACCTAATTTCACATCTTTCAATGCTAAAAATCGTTTCATCATGTCATTTTTAGCTTCTTCCGTTTGCATacttttatcattatttataatgGAGACTATTTTATCTCTAACTTTAATCGGAATATGCCATTTTAGATCAAGCATGCAACACTGACACACATTCCTTTGATTAGAGCACTTAAAACATATAATAGACTTCTTGACATTTGCACTTCTATTTGTTGATTTAAACTGGAAGACATCGAATGGGAAAGTGCAAATTTTACACTCTGCGCCATTTGGTATTTTAGTCATTCTTATATTCGATGACCTCCCAAAACATGAATCACAAATATTAAACTCTCTTTCATCAGAACTCATTATCAAGTTGTTTAATACTGAACTACTTCGATTTTGTTCCCTTGGGTATATGCTGATTCATGAAGTCACTTTCAAGTTAAAAACATCAAACACTTTTATGCAAAAGAGTTTTAGGTCATCGATTTAAccttcaaatatttcaaaattatatccaagaatattgaaatttacTTCTTTCAATTATGGTTCAGTAAACCAAGGCTTTACAAAAGAATGATTGTTGACAGATGAAGATTTCTAAACAACTGTATATATCTAAGTATATAGATTATAAGTCACtatttacaattaattactaagaaattcattaacaaaTAGATAGATCAGGGTTAAAAAGCTAAGTCAAAGTTAATTTATCCACCTGTTGGTTCGGTTGAAGAAATTcatgttgttgttgtaagtttttatcatcattaaaatctatttgttaataaaaatatctgTTTCAATTACAGATAATTCAATTCGACTGAATTGACGATTAAGAATAACTTGAAAATTGCGCAAAAGACATAGTTATACTACTATCTCTTGTCGATAGCAAAAGTTTATCTTATATGAGTACTCTACTACGATTGTATGTACatggaaaaaaattataaaaagctgaatcaaatatttactaCAAACTGAGAAAGTGGAAGCTTTAACAATATAGTTCTTAATAAATACTATATATTGctgtttatatatgtaaatatttatatgcCAATTTTTTTCGTTTTGAAATGATTCTAGCATATACcttcaacaaaaaattttcacGGGTataaaaatggaaaaataGATACTCGtgttaaatgatattatatGTGAGATAAGATAtcttaaattataaagattTGAAAA of Tetrapisispora phaffii CBS 4417 chromosome 13, complete genome contains these proteins:
- the ECM2 gene encoding Pre-mRNA-splicing factor ECM2 (similar to Saccharomyces cerevisiae ECM2 (YBR065C); ancestral locus Anc_3.280); this encodes MSSDEREFNICDSCFGRSSNIRMTKIPNGAECKICTFPFDVFQFKSTNRSANVKKSIICFKCSNQRNVCQCCMLDLKWHIPIKVRDKIVSIINNDKSMQTEEAKNDMMKRFLALKDVKLGAAKITDDDVKLEKLMSQLGEYIRKEKALQNQRADDADLKLDNHGRSNAKEFENINIEHVLKKLPLQASFQLKEDVNETERSYFLYNIDQSLPEWKITNKISEILKISDWQEKNSNSVIIKHKSRCGGVRLKNAILASNFVKSIIKDDLILKTKEGLFRGILKIDGHHVFVIPWSMGFSNGSFGNSLKENIKLNIILDKLIRLENNRNDLSTESTTSSGKARIQNKGKIEKKDKNKKSKRITNIQL